GTCTCAGAGTCTTGGAAACAATATATTCTAAgggcaaattatattttacccccctataatttagtattttttgtaCACAACTCtcttatggtttcaaaagctatgcATAACCTCATCATGTTTGGTATTAAAATGTTaaagtgacggaaatgatcATTAGTAACAGAACCTTTTAAAATgttgaaattacccttgtttaaaaattaaaatggttgaagtaaccaaaatatataaacataatatacaTGACGCATTAACTTcgtatgattttatattttatcatataacccccttacGATTTaatgttttaccatataactttattatgattttcaaaatatacacataactccctgtagttaataaataatttttaactttacataGGGGTATTTTTAACATTTTAAGCGACTTCGTTATGAATTGCAaattccgttactttgacactttaatccaaaccatgaaggatttatgtataacttttgaaaccatagggggatCATGTACAAAAACACTAAACCACggggggtaaagtgtaatttgccctatATTCTAACGTTTCAACTTAGTATTGAATAAAATGTAATTTTCTTAGTATTAAGTGTCAATCTAATGCTAAGAAGTTCTTGGATGATACTGGCTTTGCAAGTATGTTTGATGAAGTCATTTAGATGGAATTAGCTGCATCCTGGAATAGTTTTATAAAGTGCATGTTGATGAAGTCTACTTTGTCCTCTTTCAGTTCCCTAATGCTCTCCTGGTTTGCTTCATGTAAAAAGTTAAAAGAATTTTTGGGTGGAATGCAAAATCTGCACTGGGTAAAAAATCAACAGTATAGGCAGTCGTGTTGAGAAATTTTAAAGAGAAGATAAAGAGGGAGGACAAGAATCTACTGTCAAAGCTATGAAGAGATCAATATTAGCATCCAAAAGCAGTTTTTCTTCATGAATTTCCTGTTCACGAATGGATGCTCCTGAATCGCGAATCCCTTCTTTAATGACAAGAAAGGAATATGGAATTGATAAACGTGAACGCCATTACAATTTACACCAGTGAAAAAAAGTAAGGAGCTATTGCTTTGCTCTTCATCTTAATGAGAATCGGAAGTTCTTGATCACAACTACGGCTGATGAAACAGTGTATCATCAGGCAGAGAAAGCAAGCGGAGATCTTCAGTTCCTCCAACGAAGAGAAGCAGTTGCTCAACCAAACTTTTGATGATCGGGAATTCCTGATATTCATCAAATTTTAAAGCAAATTAAATTCACAACTGAGACGGGATTTAATCGCAGTTGGTAACAGTTCATAGAGTCTTATCAGTCCTAGCAAGAGGTTAAGACAGGAAAACTGATAACAAAGCGATGGTGAAATGAGTTGGAATCACATACCTCggtttcattttgaaaagttcCACAAAGGAGGTGCCTCGACAGGTTCTTTCTTACAGCATTTAGTCCTCTGTTAATTGTAGAATGAAAAGCCAGCGGGAAAATTCACTGAGAAATGATCAACTTAGGATCTATATAAGCTGGAAGTGTTTAAGGACTGTCCAGGTCTCATATAGATGCAGTaagtcttaaaaaaaaaaaaagaagatatgaTGCAATAATTTGACTAATCACTTGAAATGATATGCAAAAACTTCTCTAACGTTTCAATTGCTCTTGACAGCAACTTACCTTGCACGACTGCAGAGAAGGACGTAGCATCGAACAGCGTGAAATAGGAGCCGAGGAGAAAATTCTGGGTCGAATGCCAAGAGAGAGATCTTCACAGAAAATTCGAGTAAAGGACAGTAAAGATGAGATAACTATGAATTTAAATCAGCCATCATCTGCCAAATAGGATAGGTCTAGGCATTACCAAATGGTCCAAAGTCCTAGTTAATCTGTACAGTAGACAAGTGTTAGATGAACTGCAGATGCAGGATATTCCTGTACTGTCTTTTAGTATTGATTCAATGATGTGCATTCCAACCTGCAGTAGAGAATATTAACCGAGTGCATCACAATTCGctgcattgaaaaaaaaatgataaatgaTATGGGCAGATGCCAAAATTTCGGAAAGTATAAACACACAGTTCTGCCTGGTGGCCAATTTCCCGAAAGTTTTGAAGTGCAATTTCCTGATAGCTTTTATGAGCAAGACATTCTGGTCAATTGTTGGCCATGATTTCTGCAGCTAAACTTGAATTGTAAAGAGTTCCCGGAAATCTATCACGGTGTTTTTTCTTCTATACTGAACCTAGATAAGTGTCATAAACTAGTTATCTTAACTATTCAGCATCTTGGACTTACAGCACTGATACATGATACTTAATGAATCTGGATTCATTTGTATAGCATTGACAGAATCATTTCTTCAATAGCATTCAGAAATTTACTAAAAAGACAGATTACTGTACAATCAACTGTTTAGAACTTCCACTTAGAATTTAGATGCGAAAAACATCAGAAGTAACAATTTCATGCTGTTGCATTTAAAAGTGGATGACCAAACAAGCTGTCCAGCCTAAATCTGTTTATTAAACAATGGAGTATCTGACGAAGTGGAAGCAACCAGAACCCTCCTCCCAGTTTCCCATTTACCTAGTCCCACAATAAGCTAAGACCAAAGGAGAATGAAAATATGCAAACGCAATCAATGATTGGTACTTAATGGCTCACCACTTTGGAGAGTTCATTTCCAATTTCTAGGACCACCTGAGACATTTCAACCACATTGTTTCTTAGAGCCCAGTGGATGATTTCGGATTCTCCGGCCTTCAAAATCCAAACGAAAGAGAAGGAGCTAGTTTTCAGACCGCATCAAGTTAAAAGCAATTACACTTAAAGAACCAGAGAGTCTATCTGATAGATGTACCTGGCACAAAATGCCAAGAACTGATAAGGCAACTGCTCTTACATTCTCAAACAATTCAACTGACGTCTTAAACAGGATTAAAGGCATCAGAAAGTTGGGAATACTAGCTGCAAGAAACATGCAACAAATTTTCAGTCATGCATAACTATAAATTGTAAGCAAATTTGTTTATAGATGATATTCAGAAGTAAATCACACATGCAGAAATAAGTTTCTTACACTCAACAAATTTCAGTCTTGTTTCATCGTTAGCTGCAATGCACTGCAGTTGAAGTGTAAGATTTCAAAAGCTAGTACTCGATAATTGAAATAAATGATGATGAAGTCACAAAATGAATGTGCAGTAATATTACAACCTGGAAAAGAGTTAGTGCATTGATGAGACGCTTGCATGACCTTATGGTAAGATAGTCATCAGCCATCAGTCTAAGAAATGTCTGCACTTCctgcttcaaaaaaaaattatgagttAAGGGTACAATCAACGATATGTTAAACACTGCATTCCACTGCAATCAAGAAATGTTTTCCAATCTCAGAATACTCTCCTGAACCTACACTTAGAACTCCAGATTTCCTGTACTATGTTGAACCACAGGGTAATAAACACAAACAACTATTACCTTAGCTTCTTTGTtattcttttgtaattttttttccagcCAGCATGGAGTTAAAaccatttcttttccttctttttgagATGATCATATGGGAAAACTGAAGCATAATAACTGTGGCATGGAGTTAGAAGGGAGACTACACCTGTAGCAACAGAGTCATAGTGCTGCAAGAAAAGTACAACATGTGGCCAGTCCTGAGGTAGTTTTCCGGATCAACGTCTCTTTTCTGTGAAATAATACCAccaaccaaaacaaaattcaGAAAGAAAACACCCATACCAAAATTAAGAACTAGATTTACATAAATCCCACACCAAACTGGCCAAATTAataaagaaaagttgaagaatcTAAGTAACAAATACCCAATCCCAGGATCGTTCTTAAAAGATACGAAAGTAAATCatcttcaaatttaaaattcacgGAAATGTATTGACGAAACGGAGGTAAACTACACTTTTGTGTGCATCTTTGCGTCCTTGAAATTGAAGACAGAAAAGATCATAATTGATTACATATTAAGACCAGAACTGCAGAATGTCACCTCAAGAAGGAAGTTGCAAAGGCAACGCAGAGCAGATTCTCTTAAATGTTCATCTTGCAGCTCAAGAATGACTCTTGGTATAGCCATTGGTCTTTTCATCATCCATTTGACAGAATTCTTtcgatttcttctcttttccaCTTTAGCGGTTGAAAAATCTGTATGGTATTCAAGAAAGGTGTTAAGCAAATGAAATTTAGCGAgagcaaaacatgatcaatTAAGTGCACAGAAAAGCATGTAAGTTTTGGAACCATTGTCAATCTTGGAGTCATGAAGGAGGCTCAGAGTTCTCTCTTCCCAGTTTTCTTCAAGTGGGCTGTCCTCAATTTCTTGCAATTCCTGTTCCGCCATTTCTGTGAATCCAAAGCTTCTTGGGAAAATTCTGCATGTGAAATGAAATATCACGTGTGTGAGAAAGAAATAGACTATTCCGTTTCGAGGACAGACCATGTAAACAAACCGCCTTTCCTGAGGCTATCTTAGGgattataaaataaatcatttgcacataaattaaaaaatgaaaaaaataaaggaaaaaccaATTCAGGATATCATAACTATTTTCTCAAACCAATTCATTttagttttcaagatttgaCTGGATGCACTCTCTGTGTTATAAGGCTCAATTGAAATGATGCTCAGTTAGAGGACTTTGGGAAGACTAATGGAAATTGAGTGCTCAAGATAATTAAATTTTTGGGTTAAATATACTTTACCCCCTCGAACAAGGAACACTTTACCACCCCAAACTCAGAATATATACAGTTTACCCCCTAATGACATCAAATTTTGGAACtccataaaaaaaatttggtgaaCTGACATTAATGCCCATACATATTATCTATATAGACTACCATGTCCATTGGATGGAAATTTTAGCACCTTAATAATAGAAACTcatgtgattttttttcaaaaaaaaaagaacagggAGATTAACGGATGAACCATCCTATTTGTCGAGAAAAGAATAGAGAAACAACCTGAAAAATGATGCCGCTGACTTTTgagttgctgaaattttgttCTTAAACAATATCTTTTGTACAAATTTAGTatgaaacttgtttttgttaaTTCAATTGCCAATCAAGTGAGATAATATTCCCTCTTTTGGAATGTTTTAAAAGCCGTAGTCACAATAATATTATTTTGGTTATATTGATGAATATCTATCGTATACTTGGAGGAGTGTTCGCACGTCGTGCCGGTGTTTGATACCTGTAATTAAAGAAGATTTTTCATTGgataaataataatatattctGGAAAAAAATAGTTATTAAATATGACAAAACTAATAATAGTACATTCTAATTGCAGCACACACTTGTACACTTTGGTTTATCAATGTTCTTACAATTTTACCATTCCCAAGAGGTCCATACAAATGTCAGTTGAAAATTACTCAAGAGGAGACATAAGTTGTTTCAAACAAAAGAATATCCTCCAACGGCTAGTTATAACAACGTGTTAATTTGTTTTTGTGTTAATTGCACAACAAAAGCCACACTTCAATTAAATGTGTCTATAACACCATTTCCGTAATTACACCAACACATAATCTTATATGAGTTGTACTCAATGCAAAAACGGTTGTAAAATAATTTCATATTCCAGAAATACCTAGATGTCTCCATAAATCGAAACTTTAAATGTACCAAAATGAGAGCATTTCGTTAAATATATCTAAACACATACTGCCCTCAATTGtaccaaaaaatttaaaataactaCACAACAATCCATATTTCCAAAAAGCTCCTATTcatgcggttgaaattcaaacccACCTTCGACCCCAACGCATTCTTATATAGTACAAGGATGTAATATGTTGAACATGGAAACTAATATTTCATTATCCATTCCTGGACAAGTTTGAAGTACATAACTATTTGCAATCATGGTAGCCAatgcctttctaattattaagaATGTTTATTTAATGCCTATTTCAGTTGGGTTTAGTTTTTGAATAGAAATTGGTGATGTCACTCAGAATCTTGAAATTGTTAACATGGGGGTGAAGTGTATATTTCCTTAGTATTGGGGGGCCAAGTGTTACTCATCCCCAAGTTTAGGAGGGTAAagtgtaattaaccctaaattTTTCCTCTTCATTTGTACCTTTTCTGTCTTTAAAATCTTAGCAAAACTTGCTTCCAAGAATTTTGCTTTcataaattgacaaattttattTCCAAATGCAAGACTTCGTCCCATTTCTGGAAAGTGTAGATTTCTGGGGCACTGCAGACGTGTTATGCTTGTAATGCTGTAAAGCTTCAATTCTAAGGGAAATCCGAAATCATAAGCTTCATTTTTAACTCATCTCCTTGATTTTTATACTTCCAATAATGAAGATTAATTTCTTAGAAGTAAAActttaatattgaaaaaaagtCTATCCACAGCAGCAAGATCCTTGTCCTTGACAGGGAATGAGCGAAATACACTACAAACTTTAAGAGGGTTTACATAAAAATTATGAAATGCTTCCAATTTATGGCAAAAAccaatgaaaaggaaaagaagcctGTCCAAAATCTGATTCTCTCAATCTTCTGTcacatttttatttaaaataagatATATACATGAC
The Coffea arabica cultivar ET-39 chromosome 6c, Coffea Arabica ET-39 HiFi, whole genome shotgun sequence genome window above contains:
- the LOC113692969 gene encoding uncharacterized protein; translation: MAEQELQEIEDSPLEENWEERTLSLLHDSKIDNDFSTAKVEKRRNRKNSVKWMMKRPMAIPRVILELQDEHLRESALRCLCNFLLEKRDVDPENYLRTGHMLYFSCSTMTLLLQEVQTFLRLMADDYLTIRSCKRLINALTLFQVVILLHIHFCIAANDETRLKFVESSIPNFLMPLILFKTSVELFENVRAVALSVLGILCQAGESEIIHWALRNNVVEMSQVVLEIGNELSKVVGMHIIESILKDSTGISCICSSSNTCLLYRLTRTLDHLISLLAFDPEFSPRLLFHAVRCYVLLCSRARLTASI